One Hordeum vulgare subsp. vulgare chromosome 4H, MorexV3_pseudomolecules_assembly, whole genome shotgun sequence DNA window includes the following coding sequences:
- the LOC123447306 gene encoding N-terminal acetyltransferase B complex catalytic subunit NAA20: MTTIRRFCCDDLLRFASVNLDHLTETFNMSFYMTYMARWPDYFHTAVNPGDRVMGYIMGKVEGQGESWHGHVTAVSVASEFRRQKLAKTLMHLLEEISDKMDKAYFVDLFVRASNMPAIRMYEKLGYVVYRRVLRYYSGEEDGLDMRKALSQDVDKKSIIPLKRPITPDELEYD, translated from the exons ATGACGACCATTCGCCGGTTCTGCTGCGACGACCTGCTCCGCTTCGCCTCCGTCAACCTCGACCACCTAACCGAGACC TTCAACATGTCCTTCTACATGACGTACATGGCTCGCTGGCCCGACTACTTCCACACCGCCGTCAACCCCGGCGACCGCGTCATGGGATACA TTATGGGTAAGGTTGAAGGACAAGGTGAATCTTGGCATGGACATGTTACGGCAGTGTCTGTTGCCTCAGAATTTCGAAGACAGAAGTTAGCCAAGACCCTTATGCATTTGCTGGAGGAAATCAGTGATAAGAT GGATAAGGCCTATTTTGTGGATCTCTTTGTAAGGGCATCCAACATGCCGGCGATAAGGATGTATGAAAAG TTGGGCTATGTGGTTTATCGAAGGGTGCTTCGGTACTACTCAGGGGAAGAAGATGGCCTTG ATATGAGAAAGGCGCTATCACAAGATGTTGACAAGAAGTCCATCATACCACTCAAGAGACCAATAACACCGGACGAACTTGAATACGACTGA